In a genomic window of Helianthus annuus cultivar XRQ/B chromosome 10, HanXRQr2.0-SUNRISE, whole genome shotgun sequence:
- the LOC110880612 gene encoding WAT1-related protein At1g43650, protein MNSLRIVTAYESNKAYIAMFIVQAIYAGMALLSKASISSGMNPFIFVVYRQAFATLSLCPVAYFFERKNVAQLSYTLIWKIFFSSLIGITICLNMYYHALDHTSATFAAATTNLIPAITFVIALILRIERMYIRELHGWAKLIGSIVSVSGALVFAFVKGPSLNFKTWYTSGSDIVASTTNVSSVWELSKGPFSILFANILWSCWSIMQAPIMKEYPAKLSLITLQCFFSLIQSMVAAIIMERNLSSWKLGWDVNLLSVAYCGVIVTAFTYWLQLWSIEKRGPVFTAMFTPLALIITAIVSAFLWKETLYLGSVFGAVLLAGGLYCVLWGKSKEIEGKIIEQKLDQEETTLDSIKTQE, encoded by the exons ATGAATTCACTAAGAATTGTAACGGCTTATGAGAGCAATAAAGCATACATAGCAATGTTCATTGTCCAAGCAATATATGCAGGCATGGCTTTGTTATCCAAAGCCTCCATTTCTTCAGGAATGAACCCTTTCATTTTTGTTGTTTACCGTCAAGCTTTCGCAACACTCTCACTATGCCCGGTTGCATACTTCTTTGAAAG GAAGAATGTAGCTCAATTATCCTACACTTTGATATGGAAGATTTTCTTCAGTTCTTTAATAGG GATAACGATATGTTTGAATATGTACTATCACGCACTCGATCATACATCTGCAACGTTTGCTGCTGCCACGACTAACCTGATTCCGGCTATTACATTTGTCATAGCTCTTATTCTAAG GATTGAGAGAATGTACATAAGAGAATTGCATGGTTGGGCTAAATTGATTGGATCTATAGTTTCTGTTTCTGGAGCTCTAGTGTTTGCTTTTGTTAAAGGACCAAGTTTGAACTTCAAGACTTGGTACACATCAGGTAGTGATATTGTTGCTTCAACAACAAATGTTAGCTCAGTATGGGAGCTTAGTAAAGGCCCCTTTTCGATACTTTTCGCCAACATTCTTTGGTCTTGTTGGAGCATCATGCAG GCACCTATTATGAAGGAATATCCTGCAAAGCTATCATTAATTACTCTTCAATGTTTTTTTAGCTTGATACAATCAATGGTTGCAGCCATAATCATGGAGAGAAACCTATCTTCATGGAAGCTTGGATGGGATGTTAATCTCCTTTCTGTGGCTTACTGT GGAGTAATTGTGACAGCATTTACATATTGGTTGCAACTATGGTCGATAGAGAAGCGAGGGCCAGTGTTCACCGCGATGTTCACTCCTTTGGCCCTCATCATCACCGCAATCGTCTCAGCATTCTTATGGAAGGAAACCCTTTACTTAGGAAG CGTTTTCGGGGCTGTGCTACTAGCAGGAGGTTTGTACTGTGTCCTATGGGGCAAGAGCAAAGAAATAGAGGGTAAAATCATTGAACAAAAACTTGATCAAGAGGAAACCACGTTGGACTCCATTAAAACACAAGAATGA